The proteins below are encoded in one region of Sporanaerobacter acetigenes DSM 13106:
- the rpsO gene encoding 30S ribosomal protein S15, whose product MALNKEQKEEIIREYGLHEGDTGSPEVQIAMLTYRINSLNEHLKTHKKDHHSRRGLLKMVGQRRGLLNYLQKTDIERYRSLIQKLGIRG is encoded by the coding sequence ATGGCTTTAAATAAAGAGCAAAAGGAAGAAATAATAAGAGAGTATGGATTACATGAAGGTGATACAGGTTCACCAGAAGTGCAAATTGCTATGCTTACTTATAGAATTAATTCATTAAATGAGCATTTAAAGACTCATAAAAAAGATCACCATTCAAGAAGAGGCTTATTGAAAATGGTTGGTCAAAGAAGAGGTCTTTTAAATTATCTACAAAAGACTGATATTGAAAGATATCGTAGTCTTATTCAAAAGCTAGGTATAAGAGGATAA
- a CDS encoding polyribonucleotide nucleotidyltransferase, producing the protein MERVFEYEIASRKLTVTTGKVAEQAGGACLVRYGDTVVLVTATASKEPREGIDFFPLSVDFEERLYSVGKIPGGFIKREGKPSEKAILTSRLIDRPIRPLFPKGYRNDVQVVATVLSVDQDCTPDIVAMIGSSIALTISDIPFFGPTGSVSVGLANGEFIINPTSEERDKSKLHLVVSGTKEAVMMVEAGADEVPEDTMLEAIMFAHDQIKGICDFIEKIRNEIGKEKQDYQIFEPDSQIEEEVREFATEKIINAIQTKDKQERDENMDIVRQEVYDCFLEKYPESEKDIEEVIYDITKEEVRRLILEEGVRPDNRKIDEIRPITCDVGLLPRTHGSGLFTRGQTQVLTIATLGASSDVQIIDGIGDDESKRYMHHYNFPPYSVGETRVLRGPGRREIGHGALAERALEPVIPSEDKFPYTIRLVSEVLSSNGSTSQASVCGSTLALLDAGVPIKAPVAGIAMGLMKSEDKVVILTDIQGMEDFLGDMDFKVAGTEKGITAIQMDIKIAGIDRPILKEALERARIGRLFILNKMLEVISEPKKELSPFAPRIFTMQVDTEKIRDIIGPGGKMINKIIDETGVKIDIDENGKITIAAVDVEMGNKAIDIINKIVKDVEVGEIYLGKVNRIVPFGAFVEILNGKEGLVHISNIAKERINKVEDVLSVGDEILVKVIEIDNQGRINLSRKDALPQEESKDEHNIK; encoded by the coding sequence ATGGAAAGGGTTTTTGAATATGAAATAGCTAGTAGAAAGTTAACAGTAACTACTGGCAAAGTTGCTGAACAAGCTGGTGGAGCTTGTCTAGTTAGATATGGGGACACTGTTGTATTAGTTACAGCTACTGCTTCAAAAGAGCCAAGAGAAGGCATTGATTTTTTCCCATTAAGTGTTGATTTTGAGGAAAGACTCTATTCTGTTGGCAAAATACCAGGTGGTTTTATAAAAAGGGAAGGAAAGCCTAGCGAAAAGGCTATATTAACTTCAAGACTAATAGACAGACCTATAAGGCCTTTATTTCCAAAAGGTTATAGAAATGATGTACAAGTTGTTGCAACGGTTTTATCTGTTGATCAAGATTGTACTCCTGATATTGTTGCTATGATAGGTTCTTCAATTGCATTAACTATTTCTGACATACCATTTTTTGGACCTACAGGTTCAGTATCAGTAGGATTAGCTAATGGAGAATTTATTATAAATCCTACTAGTGAAGAAAGAGATAAATCAAAGTTGCACTTGGTTGTATCTGGAACCAAAGAAGCAGTTATGATGGTAGAAGCCGGAGCAGATGAAGTTCCTGAAGATACAATGTTAGAGGCAATAATGTTTGCTCATGATCAAATCAAGGGAATTTGTGATTTTATTGAGAAAATAAGGAATGAGATAGGCAAAGAAAAACAAGATTATCAAATTTTTGAGCCAGATAGTCAGATAGAAGAAGAAGTAAGAGAATTTGCTACAGAAAAAATCATTAATGCCATTCAAACTAAGGATAAACAAGAAAGAGACGAAAATATGGATATAGTTCGTCAAGAAGTATATGATTGCTTTTTAGAAAAATATCCAGAAAGTGAAAAAGATATAGAAGAAGTTATATATGATATCACTAAAGAAGAGGTAAGACGACTTATATTGGAAGAAGGTGTAAGGCCAGACAATAGAAAGATCGATGAAATACGTCCAATTACCTGTGATGTAGGATTACTTCCTAGAACTCATGGCTCAGGTCTTTTTACAAGAGGCCAAACTCAAGTTTTAACTATTGCTACATTAGGTGCTTCTAGTGATGTACAAATAATTGATGGAATAGGTGATGATGAATCAAAGAGATATATGCATCATTATAATTTTCCACCATATAGTGTAGGAGAAACAAGAGTATTGAGAGGTCCTGGAAGAAGAGAAATAGGACATGGAGCATTAGCAGAAAGAGCATTAGAGCCTGTTATACCATCAGAAGATAAATTTCCATATACTATAAGATTAGTTTCCGAGGTATTAAGTTCTAATGGTTCTACTTCGCAAGCTAGTGTTTGTGGCAGTACTTTAGCATTATTGGATGCGGGAGTACCGATAAAAGCTCCTGTAGCAGGTATAGCAATGGGGCTTATGAAATCCGAAGATAAAGTAGTTATTTTAACAGACATACAAGGTATGGAAGACTTTTTAGGAGATATGGATTTTAAAGTAGCTGGGACAGAAAAAGGTATAACTGCTATTCAAATGGATATAAAAATTGCAGGTATTGATAGACCAATATTAAAAGAAGCATTAGAAAGAGCAAGAATAGGAAGGTTATTCATATTGAATAAAATGCTAGAAGTTATTTCTGAGCCTAAAAAAGAATTATCACCATTTGCTCCTAGAATATTTACTATGCAAGTAGATACTGAAAAAATAAGAGATATAATAGGTCCTGGTGGGAAAATGATAAATAAAATAATTGATGAAACAGGAGTAAAAATAGATATAGATGAAAATGGCAAGATAACGATAGCTGCAGTTGATGTTGAAATGGGAAATAAGGCTATAGATATAATAAATAAAATAGTTAAAGATGTGGAAGTTGGAGAAATATATTTAGGAAAAGTAAATCGAATTGTGCCATTTGGTGCATTTGTTGAAATTTTAAATGGTAAAGAAGGATTAGTTCATATTTCAAATATAGCAAAAGAAAGAATAAACAAAGTTGAAGATGTACTATCTGTAGGCGATGAAATACTTGTCAAAGTAATAGAAATTGACAATCAAGGAAGGATAAATTTATCTAGAAAAGATGCCTTACCTCAAGAAGAAAGCAAAGATGAACATAACATAAAATAA
- a CDS encoding DHH family phosphoesterase, producing the protein MNSEIKLLMDKSIEMIKSSKTIYLCSHVQPDGDNIGSLLALGMAIKKLNKDVSILKVDEIPKDFLFLPNIDMIKEQNAVETIDLFISLDNGDIERLGIGKELALRAKKIINIDHHITNDNFGDVNIVIPSAAATGEIIYHFIKEMGVEIDKDIATCIYVAISTDTGSFMYDSTTSITHLIAADLMNKGIDLNEIIVNIYQSRSLSRTKLFIKTLNTLEMLCKGKIAVVSVSRDMLEECNANMEDAEGIVSYIRDIEGVEIACILKEVEDDEIKISLRSKSKINVAEICSKYNGGGHKKAAGCTINKSIYDAKESILKEIYNYIR; encoded by the coding sequence ATGAATAGTGAAATTAAATTACTTATGGACAAAAGCATAGAAATGATTAAAAGTAGCAAAACTATTTATTTATGTAGTCATGTGCAGCCCGATGGAGACAATATAGGTTCATTATTAGCTCTTGGAATGGCAATTAAAAAATTAAATAAAGATGTAAGTATACTAAAAGTAGATGAAATACCAAAAGATTTTTTATTTTTACCTAACATTGATATGATCAAAGAACAGAATGCTGTAGAAACTATCGATTTATTTATATCTTTAGACAATGGAGATATAGAAAGACTGGGAATAGGGAAAGAACTAGCTTTAAGAGCAAAAAAAATCATAAATATAGATCATCATATTACTAATGATAATTTTGGTGATGTAAATATTGTTATCCCATCAGCTGCAGCTACAGGTGAAATAATTTATCATTTTATAAAAGAAATGGGTGTAGAAATTGATAAAGATATTGCTACTTGTATATATGTTGCTATAAGTACTGATACTGGTAGTTTTATGTATGATAGCACTACCAGTATTACTCATTTGATTGCTGCTGATTTAATGAATAAAGGTATTGATTTAAATGAAATAATAGTTAATATATATCAAAGCAGATCTCTTTCAAGAACAAAACTTTTTATAAAAACTCTCAATACATTAGAAATGTTATGCAAAGGAAAAATAGCAGTGGTTTCTGTTTCTAGAGATATGTTAGAAGAATGCAATGCAAACATGGAAGATGCAGAGGGGATAGTGTCTTATATTAGAGATATAGAAGGAGTAGAAATAGCCTGTATATTGAAAGAAGTAGAAGATGATGAAATAAAGATAAGTTTAAGATCTAAAAGCAAAATAAATGTAGCAGAGATATGTTCAAAATACAATGGTGGAGGCCACAAAAAAGCTGCTGGTTGCACTATAAATAAGAGTATTTATGATGCAAAAGAATCAATATTAAAAGAAATTTATAATTATATTAGGTGA
- a CDS encoding polysaccharide deacetylase family protein: MKILYIKKKNMYVFVTILIIVILVLIMYSIYLNKAKKTFKRDIFYEGNTNEKIIAFTCNVDWGNEYIPQMLEIFENEEIKITFFITGRWADDNKDLLKEIYSHGHEIGNHGYYHKEYGKLSYEINKNEIEKCDESINNILGIKCKYFAPPSGSYNDNTIRAARDLNYDIIMWSIDTIDWREDSTSEKIISRVLTKANNSGIVLMHPTENTVRALPVIIKSLKEEGYTIGRVSDIIKKASNGSIEN; encoded by the coding sequence ATGAAAATTTTATACATCAAAAAAAAGAATATGTATGTTTTCGTTACTATTCTAATAATAGTAATACTAGTACTAATTATGTATAGCATCTATCTAAATAAAGCTAAAAAAACATTTAAAAGAGATATATTTTATGAGGGAAATACAAATGAAAAAATAATTGCTTTTACTTGTAATGTAGATTGGGGAAACGAATATATACCGCAAATGTTAGAAATTTTTGAGAATGAAGAAATTAAAATAACTTTTTTTATAACTGGTAGATGGGCAGATGACAACAAAGATCTATTGAAAGAAATATATAGTCACGGACATGAAATAGGGAATCACGGCTACTACCATAAAGAATATGGAAAATTAAGCTACGAGATTAACAAAAATGAAATTGAAAAATGCGATGAGTCTATAAATAATATATTGGGAATTAAATGTAAATATTTCGCACCTCCCTCAGGATCTTATAATGACAATACAATTAGAGCTGCTAGAGATTTAAATTATGATATAATTATGTGGAGTATTGATACTATAGACTGGAGAGAAGATAGTACGAGTGAAAAAATAATCAGCAGAGTATTAACAAAAGCAAACAATTCTGGTATAGTACTTATGCATCCAACCGAAAACACTGTAAGAGCATTGCCTGTAATTATAAAATCATTAAAAGAAGAAGGATACACTATTGGAAGAGTTAGTGATATAATAAAAAAGGCTTCCAATGGAAGCATCGAAAACTAA
- the truB gene encoding tRNA pseudouridine(55) synthase TruB: protein MNGIINVFKPRGLTSNDVVRRVKKILNVKKVGHTGTLDPNASGVLPICIGKATRVSEYLLYSNKKYTAEITLGFSTDTQDEEGNILKRSEKEVTQNEILEAFDSFKGEIYQIPPMYSAIRHDGKRLYELAREGIEVEREKRKVYIYDLEILKIIDNKKILFNVECSRGTYIRTLCNDIGEYLGTYGYMSFLIRTSVYPFKIDTAVSLETIKNKFDSGNIQDILIPIDYALSNFESIFVDKNYFKQLSNGMLIDLDRLNFKGNVVVGKNLRIYCGDIFIGIGKFVNKDSKIFLKMNKVFL, encoded by the coding sequence ATGAATGGTATTATCAATGTATTTAAGCCTAGAGGATTGACTTCTAATGATGTTGTAAGAAGAGTAAAGAAAATTTTAAATGTCAAAAAAGTTGGACATACTGGTACGCTTGATCCTAATGCAAGTGGCGTATTGCCAATTTGTATTGGAAAGGCCACAAGAGTCAGCGAGTATTTATTGTATTCCAATAAAAAATATACTGCTGAAATTACTCTGGGTTTTAGTACTGACACTCAAGATGAAGAAGGAAATATATTAAAGCGTTCAGAAAAAGAAGTTACACAAAATGAAATTTTAGAAGCATTTGATTCTTTCAAAGGTGAGATTTATCAAATTCCACCTATGTATTCTGCTATAAGACATGATGGAAAAAGATTATATGAATTAGCTAGAGAGGGTATTGAGGTTGAGAGGGAAAAAAGAAAAGTATATATTTATGATTTAGAAATACTTAAAATAATTGATAATAAAAAAATTTTATTTAATGTAGAATGCTCAAGAGGCACCTATATTAGAACACTGTGCAATGATATAGGTGAATATTTAGGTACTTATGGATATATGTCTTTTTTAATAAGAACTAGTGTGTATCCTTTTAAAATAGATACTGCTGTTAGTTTAGAAACGATAAAAAACAAATTTGATAGTGGAAATATTCAAGATATTTTAATTCCTATTGATTATGCATTATCTAATTTTGAAAGCATTTTTGTAGATAAGAACTACTTTAAACAATTGTCTAATGGTATGCTTATAGATCTCGATAGGTTGAATTTTAAAGGCAATGTGGTTGTAGGTAAAAACTTGAGAATTTATTGCGGAGATATCTTCATAGGCATAGGAAAATTTGTAAATAAAGATAGTAAAATATTTTTAAAAATGAATAAAGTTTTTTTATAA
- the dapG gene encoding aspartate kinase, which translates to MRTIVQKFGGTSVASKSSREMVMKKILDKKNSGFKVVVVVSAMGRKESPYSTDSLIELINKSTLSPRELDLLLSCGEIISAVVLSNLLNEEGYKSIVYTGYQAGIKTNDNFGCADIIDIDPINIANSLGKDYIVIVAGFQGANREGDITTLGRGGSDITAVALGKALKSQCVEIYTDVDGIMTADPSIVPNAKLLDSMCYSEVYQLAEDGAKVIHPKAVEIAQKYNIPIKIKNTFTKSEGTTIKNTQTIPSKDMKDIQNQKILTAITYKKRRVQVIIDVDSENDNTENLMEGITKNNISIDLINFFVDKKIFTIDKEDLTILENILKKGNYKYKIIDNCCKISATGYKMHGMPGVMARITKTLSREGIRILQSADSHNTIWCLIDEKNTDKAIKALHNEFKLYE; encoded by the coding sequence ATGAGGACAATAGTTCAAAAATTTGGAGGTACATCAGTTGCCTCAAAAAGCAGTAGAGAAATGGTAATGAAAAAAATACTTGATAAAAAAAATTCAGGTTTTAAAGTAGTTGTAGTAGTTTCAGCTATGGGAAGAAAGGAAAGCCCTTATTCTACAGATTCATTAATTGAATTAATAAACAAATCCACTCTGTCGCCTAGAGAATTAGATCTTCTTTTATCTTGTGGCGAAATTATCTCTGCAGTTGTATTGTCAAATTTATTAAATGAAGAAGGTTATAAATCTATCGTATACACAGGATATCAGGCCGGTATAAAAACCAATGACAATTTTGGTTGTGCAGATATCATAGATATAGATCCTATAAATATAGCTAATAGTTTGGGAAAAGATTATATTGTTATAGTGGCTGGATTCCAAGGAGCTAATAGGGAGGGTGACATTACTACCTTAGGCAGAGGTGGTAGCGATATCACTGCTGTTGCATTAGGAAAAGCTTTAAAAAGTCAATGTGTAGAAATATATACTGATGTAGATGGAATAATGACTGCAGATCCAAGTATTGTACCAAATGCAAAATTGTTAGATAGTATGTGCTATTCTGAAGTTTATCAATTAGCAGAAGATGGAGCAAAAGTTATACATCCTAAAGCTGTAGAAATTGCTCAAAAGTACAATATACCCATAAAAATTAAAAATACTTTTACTAAAAGTGAAGGTACTACAATAAAAAATACTCAAACAATACCATCTAAAGATATGAAAGATATACAAAATCAAAAAATTCTAACAGCAATAACTTACAAAAAAAGAAGGGTACAAGTCATTATTGATGTTGATAGTGAAAATGATAATACAGAAAATTTGATGGAAGGAATAACAAAAAACAATATAAGCATTGATTTAATAAATTTTTTTGTTGACAAAAAAATATTTACTATTGATAAGGAAGACTTAACCATTCTAGAAAACATATTAAAAAAAGGTAATTACAAATATAAGATAATTGATAACTGCTGTAAAATAAGTGCTACAGGCTATAAAATGCATGGAATGCCAGGAGTCATGGCTAGAATCACAAAAACTTTATCTAGAGAAGGAATACGAATTTTACAATCTGCTGACTCTCATAATACTATTTGGTGTTTAATTGATGAAAAAAATACAGATAAGGCAATAAAAGCCCTCCATAATGAATTTAAATTATATGAATAG
- a CDS encoding YlmC/YmxH family sporulation protein, with translation MKLSELGGKEIVNLNDGGRLGIIADSDIIIDEKTGKIISLLVPDPKVQFKLFGEKEEIEIPWNSIRKIGNDMIIVEFEDY, from the coding sequence GTGAAACTAAGCGAATTAGGTGGCAAAGAAATTGTCAATCTAAACGATGGAGGAAGATTAGGGATAATTGCTGATTCAGATATTATTATTGATGAAAAGACAGGGAAAATAATTTCTCTATTAGTTCCTGACCCAAAGGTACAATTCAAATTATTTGGGGAAAAGGAAGAAATAGAAATACCTTGGAACTCCATACGAAAAATAGGAAACGATATGATAATAGTTGAATTTGAAGATTACTAA
- the uppP gene encoding undecaprenyl-diphosphatase UppP: protein MTFFQAIILGIFQGITEFLPISSSGHLVVLQHFFGIREGNLFFTEMLHFGTLISIFIVYFNDIIKIIIEFFKMLGSGIKNKKFKVTNSYQKLALLIIVGSIPTAIIGILLGDIFEKLYSSIIAISIAFIITGFLLWFVDRNAKENKRIKNVSYLDAIIIGIFQGIAITPGISRSGSTIAGGLFRGLNRKLATEFSFLLALPATFGAAILGIRDAVAAGGETQFTAPLVVGVVISAIVGVFAMKILMSLLENKKLHYFSYYLWVLGTILLISQIF, encoded by the coding sequence TTGACTTTTTTTCAAGCTATTATTTTAGGTATTTTTCAAGGCATAACAGAATTTTTACCAATTAGTAGTTCAGGACATCTAGTAGTATTACAACATTTTTTTGGAATAAGAGAAGGAAATTTGTTTTTCACTGAAATGCTACACTTTGGTACTCTAATTTCAATATTTATTGTTTATTTTAACGATATAATTAAAATAATAATTGAATTCTTCAAAATGCTTGGCAGTGGAATAAAAAACAAAAAATTTAAAGTCACCAATTCTTATCAAAAATTAGCTCTTTTAATTATTGTAGGAAGTATACCTACTGCTATAATTGGGATATTATTGGGAGATATCTTTGAAAAACTATACTCATCTATAATTGCAATAAGTATTGCTTTTATAATAACAGGTTTTCTACTATGGTTTGTTGACAGAAACGCAAAAGAAAATAAGAGAATAAAAAATGTATCTTACTTAGATGCAATAATCATAGGTATTTTTCAAGGTATTGCTATTACACCAGGTATATCTAGATCAGGTTCAACTATAGCAGGTGGATTGTTTAGAGGATTAAACAGAAAATTGGCTACTGAATTTTCATTTTTACTTGCATTGCCAGCTACTTTTGGAGCAGCAATACTAGGAATAAGAGATGCTGTAGCCGCTGGTGGAGAAACTCAATTTACAGCTCCTTTAGTTGTGGGAGTTGTCATTTCAGCTATTGTAGGAGTTTTTGCAATGAAAATTTTAATGAGCTTGCTAGAAAATAAAAAGCTACACTATTTTTCATATTATTTGTGGGTTTTAGGTACTATATTATTAATTTCTCAGATATTCTAA
- a CDS encoding bifunctional riboflavin kinase/FAD synthetase: MKIIKYEKNNTINAKTAVALGNFDGLHIGHQKLIETMIKESRIKKLKSSVLLFNNHTKTVLNNVKAPEILTTNEQKTELLESLGLELIYSMDFNAEIMKLSPEEFVKKILIDRLNAKLVVVGFDYKFGYKATGDSEVLKQLGKNYGFEVIIIGPVYSGDNIVSSTLIRDLLKKGKVKEASELLGRPFTMNGKVISGEKRGKSMGFPTANLSIEYNYLIPKFGVYKTKTVVNNKEYLSLTNVGTNPTFDEAKIHIETHILDFNENIYGEKISIKYLDFIREEIKFNTKGELMVQVKNDIKAVKM; encoded by the coding sequence ATGAAAATTATCAAATATGAAAAAAACAACACAATAAATGCTAAAACAGCTGTTGCCTTAGGAAATTTTGATGGTTTACATATAGGACATCAAAAGCTAATTGAAACTATGATAAAAGAAAGTAGAATAAAAAAACTGAAAAGTTCTGTTTTGCTTTTTAACAATCATACTAAAACTGTCTTAAATAATGTAAAAGCACCTGAAATACTTACGACAAATGAGCAAAAAACTGAATTACTTGAATCTTTAGGTTTAGAACTTATATATTCAATGGATTTTAATGCTGAAATTATGAAGTTGAGTCCAGAAGAATTTGTAAAGAAAATATTGATAGATAGATTAAATGCAAAATTAGTAGTTGTTGGATTTGATTATAAATTTGGTTATAAAGCTACAGGAGATAGTGAAGTTTTAAAGCAATTGGGGAAAAATTATGGATTTGAAGTTATAATTATTGGTCCTGTATATAGCGGTGACAATATAGTGAGTAGTACTCTAATAAGAGATTTATTAAAAAAGGGAAAAGTCAAAGAAGCAAGTGAGTTATTAGGTAGACCTTTTACTATGAATGGAAAAGTAATTAGTGGGGAAAAAAGAGGTAAAAGCATGGGATTTCCTACAGCAAATTTAAGTATTGAATATAATTATTTGATACCAAAATTTGGAGTTTATAAAACTAAAACAGTGGTGAATAACAAGGAATACTTAAGTTTGACGAACGTTGGAACAAATCCTACATTTGATGAAGCTAAAATTCATATTGAAACTCATATATTAGATTTTAATGAAAATATATATGGTGAAAAAATTAGTATTAAATATTTAGATTTTATTAGAGAAGAGATAAAATTTAATACTAAAGGCGAACTTATGGTTCAAGTAAAAAATGATATCAAAGCTGTAAAAATGTAG
- the dut gene encoding dUTP diphosphatase — protein sequence MKLEIVNKSPFPLPNYLTEGSAGIDLYANIDESMLLKPLERILIPTGIHISIPTGYEAQIRARSGLALKYGITLANGIGTIDSDYRGEIKIILINLGQEDFIINSGDRIAQMVFIKYEKVTLIEVNKLDETKRGSGGFGHTGI from the coding sequence ATGAAATTAGAAATAGTAAACAAGAGTCCTTTTCCACTACCAAATTATTTAACAGAAGGTTCAGCAGGAATAGATCTATATGCCAATATAGATGAATCTATGCTCTTAAAACCATTAGAAAGAATCTTGATTCCTACGGGTATACATATATCAATCCCTACAGGTTATGAAGCACAAATCAGAGCTAGAAGTGGTTTAGCTTTAAAGTATGGTATAACTTTGGCGAATGGCATAGGAACTATAGATAGTGACTACAGAGGTGAAATAAAAATCATACTTATAAATTTGGGTCAAGAGGACTTCATTATAAATAGTGGAGATAGAATTGCTCAAATGGTTTTTATAAAATATGAAAAAGTTACTTTAATAGAGGTAAATAAATTAGATGAAACTAAAAGAGGCAGTGGGGGTTTTGGACATACAGGAATATAA
- a CDS encoding ClpP family protease: MKRYDLNYRGENNEDEKKDDKNLDELKSIGTMDIPEFPNDIQYLTIIGEIEGHIMAPPQKKATKYEHLIPLLIAAMEDPKIKGVFIILNTIGGDVEAGLALAEMISSIDKPKVSLVLGGGHSVGVPLATSTDYSFIVPSASMTIHPIRTTGLVIGGPQTFRYFEKMQQRIIDYIIRTSNIDRDTLMKLMYATDEIANDVGTILIGQEAVDYGLIDEVGGFSDALYKLRSLINNDKE; this comes from the coding sequence ATGAAAAGATATGATTTGAATTATCGTGGAGAAAATAATGAGGACGAAAAAAAAGATGATAAGAATTTAGATGAACTAAAAAGTATTGGAACTATGGATATACCAGAGTTTCCAAATGATATACAATATTTAACTATAATAGGGGAAATTGAAGGGCATATTATGGCTCCTCCTCAGAAAAAAGCTACTAAATATGAACATTTAATACCTTTACTTATTGCAGCCATGGAAGATCCTAAAATTAAAGGAGTATTTATTATTCTAAATACAATTGGTGGAGATGTTGAAGCAGGTCTTGCACTTGCAGAAATGATAAGTAGCATTGATAAGCCTAAAGTATCTTTAGTCCTAGGAGGTGGACACAGTGTAGGAGTTCCCCTAGCAACATCTACAGATTATTCTTTTATAGTTCCATCAGCCTCTATGACAATCCACCCTATTCGTACTACTGGATTAGTTATAGGAGGTCCCCAAACTTTTAGATATTTTGAAAAAATGCAACAAAGAATCATAGATTACATTATTAGAACATCTAATATAGATAGAGATACTTTGATGAAATTAATGTATGCTACAGACGAAATAGCTAACGATGTAGGAACAATACTTATTGGTCAAGAAGCTGTAGATTATGGATTAATTGATGAAGTTGGTGGATTTAGTGATGCACTGTACAAACTTCGAAGTTTGATTAATAATGATAAGGAATAG